In a single window of the Niabella ginsenosidivorans genome:
- a CDS encoding Sec-independent protein translocase subunit TatA/TatB yields MANFQLLGALGTNEIIIIMVIVLLLFGGRKIPELMRGLGKGVREFNDAKDNVKREIEESANNMTAEPKRPATSSNPE; encoded by the coding sequence ATGGCAAATTTTCAATTATTGGGTGCTTTGGGTACAAATGAGATCATTATCATTATGGTGATTGTGTTGTTGTTATTCGGAGGCCGTAAAATTCCTGAGCTGATGAGAGGTTTGGGAAAAGGGGTGCGTGAATTCAATGATGCAAAGGATAATGTAAAAAGAGAGATCGAAGAAAGTGCCAATAACATGACCGCTGAGCCCAAAAGACCAGCCACTTCTTCCAATCCCGAATAA